A region from the Medicago truncatula cultivar Jemalong A17 chromosome 6, MtrunA17r5.0-ANR, whole genome shotgun sequence genome encodes:
- the LOC25495293 gene encoding uncharacterized protein At5g39865 yields the protein MGCVSSKQKGYCHCNTPYCSVSRSYTMHVHHPPQNKGDSYHVVALTSTTLGSLELVSHSQGNGFVPYSTLLKANNTSENGFEVGKGFMFSNGKVSENFKEEVENEVKTWSNMIEEKLPKSIAKNSITTPPCEDIINTWELMEGLEDTSPFQSPNQLRSFSFDVNVNGHVDPSKTSFMENDDGIDLHKPKLDHMIIEDGSNDLNLNVEVLNFDDCKVVSSFKKPLQEKQEAMDAKRFFFEEKNISDNVVNFKIAPYEKKEKAVLYFTSLRMVRKTYEDCCIVRMVLKGLGIRVDERDVSMHLGFKEELKELLGEGNYGKGGLPKVFIGRKYIGGVEEIQKLHDDKKLEKLFDCCERVDDIEGGDGGCEACGDIKFVPCEKCYGSCKIYYEGDYEEDDDYEVGECGFQRCPHCNENGLTRCSMCCF from the coding sequence ATGGGTTGTGTAAGTTCCAAGCAAAAGGGATATTGTCATTGCAACACCCCTTATTGCTCTGTCTCTAGAAGCTACACAATGCATGTACATCATCCACCTCAAAATAAAGGAGATAGTTATCATGTTGTAGCATTGACATCAACAACATTAGGTTCTTTGGAACTTGTATCTCATAGTCAAGGCAATGGTTTTGTTCCATATTCGACTTTGCTCAAAGCAAACAATACCTCAGAAAACGGATTCGAGGTTGGAAAAGGTTTCATGTTTTCCAATGGTAAGGTTAGTGAGAATTTCAAAGAAGAGGTTGAAAATGAGGTGAAGACATGGTCTAATATGATCGAGGAGAAGTTACCAAAATCTATTGCCAAGAATTCAATCACAACACCACCTTGTGAGGACATCATCAACACATGGGAACTAATGGAAGGACTTGAAGATACAAGTCCTTTTCAATCACCAAATCAATTAAGAAGTTTCTCTTTTGATGTTAATGTCAATGGCCATGTTGATCCTTCAAAGACTAGCTTCATGGAGAATGATGATGGTATTGATTTACACAAACCAAAGTTGGATCATATGATTATTGAGGACGGATCAAATGACTTAAATCTCAATGTtgaagttttaaattttgatgattGTAAAGTGGTGTCTTCATTTAAGAAGCCATTGCAAGAGAAGCAAGAGGCGATGGATGCTAAAAGATTCTTTTTTGAGGAAAAGAATATTAGTGATAATGTTGTGAATTTCAAGATTGCCCCTTatgagaagaaggaaaaagcaGTGTTGTATTTCACAAGTCTGCGTATGGTGAGAAAAACTTATGAGGATTGTTGCATAGTTAGGATGGTTTTGAAAGGATTAGGCATAAGGGTTGATGAGAGAGATGTGTCAATGCATTTAGGATTTAAGGAAGAGCTCAAAGAGTTACTTGGTGAAGGGAACTATGGTAAAGGTGGATTACCAAAAGTGTTTATTGGAAGGAAATACATTGGTGGAGTTGAGGAAATTCAGAAATTACATGATGATAAAAAGCTTGagaaattatttgattgttgTGAAAGAGTTGACGACATTGAAGGAGGTGATGGTGGATGTGAGGCTTGTGGTGATATAAAGTTTGTTCCTTGTGAAAAATGTTATGGAAGTTGTAAAATCTACTATGAAGGTgattatgaagaagatgatgattatgaggTTGGTGAGTGTGGATTTCAAAGGTGTCCTCATTGCAATGAAAATGGCCTAACAAGATGTTCCATGTGTTGTTTCTAG